The following proteins are encoded in a genomic region of Moorena sp. SIOASIH:
- a CDS encoding alpha/beta fold hydrolase, translating into MSDPNDLIEIFGAQNPDRCGDVIFVHGLGGDARGTWHPQERRDDNNFWPAWLGQDLSDVGIWSLAYQVEPFRWKGNSMPLVDRATNSLDLLDSYEIGDRPIIFVTHSMGGLLVKQMLRSARDFGKWQAIASRTKGIVFLSTPHSGSDVANWINYIGTILRTTVSVEELEAHHSRLRELNLLYRNDHQFSEIPMLVYCETRPTNGILVVNQTSADPGIKGVIPIPMDVDHISICKVDDKKNRIYRQVKRFVNQNLQPFSDKLTSLPLGTSPLNPPILGDFNSISPQSWGARGAKLAVTTPLAPIQPKAAVNPDSNPDSKEEEEKKKLMMD; encoded by the coding sequence GTGAGTGATCCTAACGATTTAATTGAAATTTTTGGTGCTCAGAACCCCGATCGCTGTGGAGATGTCATTTTTGTCCATGGACTTGGGGGTGATGCCCGGGGTACTTGGCACCCGCAAGAACGGCGAGATGATAATAATTTTTGGCCTGCTTGGCTGGGGCAAGATTTATCAGATGTGGGAATTTGGTCTCTGGCTTATCAGGTAGAACCATTTAGATGGAAGGGTAATTCTATGCCTCTGGTAGACCGGGCGACTAATAGTTTAGATCTACTGGATAGCTATGAGATAGGCGATCGCCCAATAATTTTCGTTACTCACAGTATGGGGGGACTGCTGGTTAAACAGATGCTGCGCAGTGCTAGGGATTTTGGCAAATGGCAAGCGATCGCATCTCGGACCAAGGGAATTGTTTTCCTGTCTACCCCTCATTCTGGTTCTGATGTGGCAAATTGGATTAATTATATTGGCACGATTCTACGAACCACTGTCAGTGTTGAGGAGTTGGAGGCACACCATTCTCGCTTACGGGAACTGAATCTTTTGTATCGCAATGACCACCAGTTTAGCGAAATCCCGATGCTGGTTTACTGCGAAACCAGACCTACCAATGGGATTTTAGTGGTGAATCAAACCAGTGCTGACCCTGGTATTAAGGGGGTTATTCCTATCCCGATGGATGTTGACCATATCTCTATCTGCAAAGTAGATGATAAAAAGAATCGAATATACCGTCAGGTAAAGCGGTTTGTCAATCAGAATTTACAGCCGTTTTCAGATAAATTGACCTCACTACCTTTAGGGACAAGCCCCCTAAATCCCCCAATTCTGGGGGACTTTAACTCAATTTCCCCCCAAAGTTGGGGGGCTAGGGGGGCGAAACTTGCTGTAACAACTCCTCTGGCACCGATTCAACCGAAAGCAGCAGTTAATCCTGATAGTAATCCTGATAGTAAAGAAGAAGAGGAAAAAAAAAAGTTGATGATGGACTAG